The Etheostoma spectabile isolate EspeVRDwgs_2016 chromosome 1, UIUC_Espe_1.0, whole genome shotgun sequence genome has a segment encoding these proteins:
- the jph3a gene encoding junctophilin-3: protein MSTGGRFDFDDGGSYCGGWEQGKAHGRGVCTGPQGQGEYAGAWSHGFEVLGVYTWPSGNNYQGTWAQGKRHGIGVESKGRWEYRGEWTQGFKGRYGQLESTASGARYEGTWSNGLQDGYGTETYSDGGTYQGQWLAGMRHGYGVRQSVPYGMAAVILFPLRTSINSLRSEHSHGPPAVLEDGSVTTPTDGVVAGLAGSPVGRGGFALTAPSEAERQRKRKGRFRQSILSGLKLRRSESKSSLASQLSKQSSFCSEAGMSTVSSAASDIHSNASESEQGAPVDATVTEMYAGEWRSDQRAGWGVSRRSDGLHYEGEWVGNKRHGYGCTTFPDGTKEEGKYKQNTLVSGKRKNLIPLRASKIREKVDRAVEAAEKAADISKQKAEIAMSRMSHARGKAEAAEGVAQKAMEECRLARIAAKELSPSFHIYGNGLECQRPKHQDAKDKDHEVISTGTDSPELCTPDTTPPVITPDLSPVLSVPTSTPHSPPKHGHRPRNACFMRQSAVDDQGGAEIQVLVEGRGMDLPRGGANNWTEDMYPERGGSSRSTTPSLLEEQEGQVNGHEQAPLSNHKPREKSSSNHKYREHTSSYRAWEHSSSNQKPSKQASSNHKSREYSSSNHKTWDHSSTNHKACEHASSNYKPQVHILSNHKALEHNMSNHKTSEHASSNHKSQDYIPSNHNSKDHVSSSCNPREHVYSNHHPKQHNPSNHKLNEHTVIDQRLDAVTGGGWTAESTLRWSPAHSRLTEQDEERMNDYNRLRSRGLRPVREGSMDSVQMLDNLNVGAELEEWPLHRDLTLSPPLKSQPITLEQEGEHLILKSNSGSSSILVVMVILLNIGVAILFIHFFI, encoded by the exons ATGTCCACTGGAGGCAGGTTTGACTTTGATGACGGGGGGTCGTACTGCGGGGGGTGGGAGCAGGGTAAGGCCCATGGACGAGGGGTCTGCACGGGGCCCCAGGGTCAGGGCGAGTATGCGGGCGCCTGGAGCCACGGCTTCGAGGTCCTGGGCGTGTACACGTGGCCCAGCGGGAACAACTACCAGGGCACCTGGGCACAGGGGAAGCGGCACGGCATCGGAGTGGAGAGCAAGGGCCGCTGGGAGTACAGAGGGGAGTGGACGCAGGGGTTCAAAGGTCGCTACGGGCAGCTGGAGAGTACAGCGAGCGGGGCCCGGTACGAGGGGACGTGGAGCAACGGGCTGCAGGATGGATACGGCACGGAAACCTACTCCGATGGAG gAACCTACCAAGGCCAGTGGCTGGCCGGAATGCGTCATGGCTATGGCGTGCGGCAGAGTGTGCCGTACGGCATGGCGGCAGTCATCCTCTTTCCTCTGCGAACATCCATAAACTCCCTCCGCTCCGAGCACAGCCACGGCCCTCCGGCTGTGCTGGAGGACGGCTCCGTCACCACGCCCACGGACGGAGTGGTGGCCGGGCTGGCCGGGAGCCCTGTGGGGCGGGGTGGCTTCGCTCTAACGGCTCCCAGTGAAGCTGAGCgccagaggaagaggaaaggcCGCTTCCGGCAGTCCATTTTGAGCGGCCTGAAGCTGCGGCGCTCCGAGTCCAAAAGCTCGCTGGCCAGTCAGCTCAGCAAGCAGAGCTCCTTCTGCAGCGAGGCCGGCATGAGCACCGTCAGCTCTGCTGCGTCTGACATCCACTCCAATGCCAGCGAGAGTGAGCAGGGCGCCCCTGTGGACGCCACCGTCACTGAAATGTACGCTGGCGAGTGGCGGAGCGACCAGAGGGCCGGCTGGGGTGTGAGCCGGCGCTCGGACGGCCTGCATTATGAAGGGGAATGGGTGGGGAACAAGAGGCACGGGTATGGATGCACCACCTTCCCCGACGGCACCAAGGAGGAGGGGAAGTACAAGCAGAACACGTTGGTGAGCGGAAAACGCAAGAACCTGATCCCACTGAGGGCCAGTAAGATCAGAGAGAAGGTGGACCGGGCCGTGGAAGCTGCGGAGAAGGCTGCAGACATCTCCAAGCAGAAAGCAGAGATCGCCATGTCCAG GATGAGCCACGCTCGTGGGAAGGCGGAGGCCGCTGAAGGCGTGGCGCAGAAGGCCATGGAGGAGTGTCGTCTGGCCCGGATCGCTGCAAAAGagctctctccctcctttcacATCTACGGCAACG GGCTCGAATGTCAGAGGCCCAAGCACCAGGACGCCAAGGACAAAGACCACGAGGTGATCTCGACAGGAACAGACAGTCCGGAGCTGTGCACACCGGACACCACGCCGCCTGTGATAACACCTGATCTCAGCCCCGTGCTGAGCGTTCCCACCTCGACCCCCCACAGCCCGCCCAAACACGGCCATCGCCCCAGAAATGCTTGCTTCATGCGCCAGAGTGCCGTGGACGATCAGGGCGGGGCTGAGATCCAGGTGCTGGTGGAGGGGCGGGGCATGGATCTGCCGAGGGGAGGGGCTAACAATTGGACTGAAGACATGTATCCAGAGCGCGGAGGCAGCAGCCGCTCGACCACACCCTCCCTtctggaggagcaggagggcCAAGTGAACGGACACGAGCAAGCCCCTTTGTCCAACCACAAACCGCGGGAGAAATCTTCGTCCAATCACAAGTACCGGGAGCACACATCCTCCTACAGAGCGTGGGAGCACTCCTCGTCCAACCAAAAGCCCTCCAAGCAGGCCTCTTCCAATCACAAGTCAAGGGAGTACTCATCCTCCAATCACAAGACATGGGATCATTCTTCCACCAATCACAAGGCCTGCGAGCACGCCTCTTCCAACTACAAGCCGCAGGTGCACATTTTATCCAATCACAAGGCCTTGGAACATAACATGTCCAATCACAAGACTTCTGAGCATGCTTCTTCCAATCACAAGTCCCAAGATTATATCCCCTCCAATCACAATTCAAAGGACCACGTCTCTTCTAGTTGCAACCCTCGAGAGCATGTCTACTCCAACCACCATCCAAAGCAGCACAACCCCTCCAACCACAAGCTAAACGAGCATACTGTAATCGACCAAAGGCTAGACGCAGTCACCGGCGGGGGCTGGACAGCTGAAAGCACCCTTAGGTGGAGCCCTGCCCACTCGCGCCTCACAGAGCAGGACGAGGAGAGGATGAATGACTAT AACCGGCTGCGATCCCGAGGCCTTCGGCCGGTCAGAGAGGGGTCCATGGACTCTGTACAGATGCTGGACAACCTGAATGTGggggcagagctggaggagtGGCCGCTGCACAGGGACCTCACCCTCTCCCCACCCCTCAAGTCTCAGCCCATCACTCTGGAGCAGGAAGGAGAGCATCTCATCCTCAAATCAAACTCA